The Schistocerca gregaria isolate iqSchGreg1 unplaced genomic scaffold, iqSchGreg1.2 ptg000963l, whole genome shotgun sequence sequence GAGTTCCTCGAGTTGGGGCGCGTCGTTTTCGAGGTCGGGTTTTTGACCGTTAAATTTCGATCTTTTTGTGTCGTCGGAAAAAATCAGGCGGTCGATGGCGGGGGAGGTTTCTTCGGCGAGGGTGGACTTGCCGGGAGCGGGAGGGCGGGTTTGGGAGGCGTTGGAGCTGGGGGGTCGAGAGCGGGGTTTGGTTTGGTCGCCGAAGATGTCTCTGAAGAGTTGGTTGGCGTCCTCGCGGGAAGAGCTCTGAGTTTTGGAGCCGGCGAGGGGGGGGGGACTCGAGAGACTGGAGGAGGGAGTCTAGGTCGATGTCGGAGTCCGGTTGCTTGGGCGCGTGCGAGCGCGACTCGCCGGGGGGGGTTGGCGCGGGCGGGGGTCGGCGACCGGGGGGGAGTTTGGCGTATCGGCGCGTTTGGCGGGTGCCGCGCGCGGCGGGGAGCGCGAGAGCGGAGAGGGGCGAGCTCGCTTCGGACGAGGGGTCAGGGGGgcggggaggggcggggaggggcggggaggggcgTACGTCTGACGGGCGAGAGGGCGGGGCGGGGCAGAGAGGACAGGACGCGCCGCAGGGGGGGCGCCATGGTCTGTTCGGGCGGGGCGTCTGCTCGGCGAGAGGCGTTCGGGCTAGACGCGCGTCGAGAGTGGGGCGGAATTTGAGAGAGGAAGATTTTAAGGCGCGTCGTTTCGGTATCGGAAAATTTTTTTTCGAAGTTTCAGTTAGAAGCAGAGACGCGCAGCTATGGAAGACCCGAGCAGAGCGAGGTGGGACGCGAGAGAGTGCGAGAGGGTGCCGAGTATGGGCGAGGTGGAGCTGAGGGAGTACGCCGAGAGGCTGAACAGGTACTTGTCGATGAGGTCTTTTATCGAGGGCTACGGGTGGAGCGAGAGGGACGAGTTGGTGTTCGTGGGGCTGACGCTGAACCCCCACTGGGGGGAGTTCAGGAGGGGGAAGTACGTGAATTTGTTTCGGTGGTATGGGCACTGTCGGGACAGCGACGAGTTTATGGGCAGGGTGTCTGAGAAGTTGGAGGGGCGAGTGAGCGAgagcaggaaggagaagaagtgcgCGCTGAAGCCTTTGCCGGGGGCGGAGATGGGGAGGGTGGTGACTAGGTTTCCGCCGGAGCCGTCGGGCTTTTTGCACATAGGGCACTGCAAGGCGTTGTTGTTGAATTACGAGTATGCCAGGCAGTACCAGGGGAGGTTTTTGGTGCGCTTTGACGACACGAATCCGAGCAAGGAGAGGGAGAGTTACGTGGAGGGCATTTTGGAGGATTTGGAGCAGCTCGAGATCGCGCCGGACGCGGTGAGTTACACGAGTGATTACTTTCCCTTGATTATGAGCAAGTGCGAGGAGTTGATTCGCCGAGGCCTGGCATACTGCGACGGGACGCCCGTGGAGGAGATGCGTCGCCAGAAGGCGCAGAGGGTGGAGTCCGGTTACAGGTCGAGCACAGTGGAACAGAATTTGGCCATTTGGGAGCAAATGAAGCTCGGCACGCCGGAGGGCAGGATGTACGTCGTTCGCGCCAAAATTGACATGAACTCGCTCAACGGGACGCTCAGAGACCCTTCTCTTTACCGCGTGAACGTGGACGTGCCGCACATTCGAACTGGGCGTCAATACAACGTCTATCCGCTCTATGATTTTTCGTGTCCCATAGTTGACTCCGTGGAGGGGGTCACGCACGTGTTGAGGTCGTCCGAGTTCCACGACCGCGACGAGCAGTACGCGTGGATTCTCCGCGCGCTGGGCTACCCGCCCCTCTCGATAGTCGATTTTTCTCGCCTGAACTTCACGTACCAGCTCTTGTCCAAGCGCAAGCTCCAGTGGTTCGTGGACTCCGGGCGAGTCGACGGGTGGGACGACCCGAGATTTCCGACTCTCCGCGGCCTCCACCGACGAGGACTCACCGTCCAGGCGCTCAAGCAGTTCATCCTCACCCAGGGGGCCAGCAAGAACATAAACCTCATGGACATGAGCAAGGTTTGGGCCATCAATCGcgccgtcatcgaccccatcgttcccCGATACACGGCCGTAGCGAAACAAGGTGCGGTCCCCTTCGTCCTCGCCGACGGCCCCGCGCGCCTCTCCGGACTCACCAGGCCCCTTCACAAGAAGAACCCCTCTCTCGGCTCGAAGGTCATCCACTGCTACAAGCGCGTGTGGATCGAGGCCGAAGACGCCGCCCTCCTCTCCCCCGGCGAAGAAGTCACCTTCATGGATTGGGGCAACGCCTTCGCCTCCACCATCCTAAAGGACCAGGACGGCCGCGTCGTCGAAATACAAGGCCACCTCAACCTGCTCGGAGACTTCAAAAAGACAAAGCGCAAACTCACCTGGCTCGCCGACCTCGCCGACCTCCTCGTCGACGTACAACTCGTAGAGTACGACCACCTCATTTGCAAGCCCTCTCTCTCGGAGTCCGACAACTTCGAAGACTTCCTCAACCCCGTCACCATCTACCGCACGCCCTGCTACGGCGACCCGAACCTCCGCACTCTCCAAAAAGGACAATCCATCCAACTCGAAAGAAGGGGGTACTTCATATGCGAGAAGCCACTCCTCAGCCACTCGGGCACGCTCATCCTCATATCCATCCCCGACGGGTCTCAGTCCGGACCCTCCATCCTGTCCCATAAAGTCCAACTCAAGACCAAATAATCATCGCCCCCTCTACGCCCGCCCCtctttttttgttgtgtttttcaaCCCGTACACTTTCGCTTTTGTTGTTTTTCAACCCGTACACTTTcgccttttttttttgttgttgtgtttttcaaCTCGTACGCTTTCGCCCTTTTCAAGCCCGCccctatttttttgttgttgtgtttttcaaCTCGTCCACTTTCGCcctttgttgttgtgtttttcaaCCCGTACACTTTCGCCCTTTTCAAGCCCGCCcttctttttgttgttgtgtttttcaaCCCGTACACTtcgcttttttgttgtttttcaacCCGTACACTTTCGCTTTTGTTGTTTTTCAACCCGTACACTTTcgcctttttttttgttgttgtgtttttcaaCTCATACGCTTTCGCCCTTTTCAAGCCCGCCCCtctttttttttgttgtgtttttcaaCCCGTCCACTTTCGCCTTTTTCAAGCCCGCCCCtcgctttttttttgttgttgtgtttttcaaCCCGTACATTTTCGCCCTTTTCAAGCCCGCCCCTCGCTTTTTTTTTCGGCCCCTCGCCCGCTCTTCGTTCGCGGCGCCACCGTCTTCGGCCCGCCCCGCTCGTTCCCCATTCATCGCCAGTTCTTCGGCCTTCCGCCCGCTTTTCGCCCGCCGCCGCCTTCGACTCTCCGCGCGCCCTTCACCCGTCGTCGGCACCTCTGGCCCGTCCGCCCGCTCCTCGGCCGCCACTTCGGCCATCCCATCGCTTTTTTTGGCGCATTCCAAGCCATCCGCTCTTCGCCTTCGCCAAGTTCCCGTCCGCCCTTCATCTGTATTGCCGCCCTTTTCGGCCCCTCCTCCACTCGTCGCTTTTTCGAGCTCTCGCCCACCCTTCTCGTCGACCGCTCGGTCCTGCCGCCCGCCTttcgcctttttcttttttttttcgacctTCCTCTCACTTttgctatttgaaccttttttgaacccTCTTCCTGGTTTTTCGAACCCtccctacacttttttttttttcggcccCCCTTCACGTTTTTTAACTCCTCCGCTTTTCGCTTGTTTCGACGGGCGCTTCACACCTTCGTTCACCTGTTCCGCATGCACGCGCCCCGCGAGCAAAGCGCGCTCTCCGCGATCTTCCTGCTAAATCCGAAGGTGGATCTCGCCTACGCCACGGCGATAGCCACCGTGTCTGCCGCCTGTTCCGCTCACGCGAACGTATCCTATCGATCGTCCGTCGAGACCAAAGTAGGCTCAGATGCGTTCCTTCTCCACTTCCGCCCGCGCGCGCTAACATTTGCCGCCTCGCTCGACCAATCTAGCAATGGAAGAAGTGGATAAGCGAAGACGCGGCGCTCCTTCGACACCTCGCGTCCTCCCTCCTCGAAAAGTCGAACGTCCGCTCGGCCTTCGTCCACGCGGGGCTCGCGTCTTGGATCAGATACCTCGTCGAGCTTTACTTGGTCGTACGCACGCCCACGCGCGTCCGCCGATTCTCCCCCACACGGCCGCTAACCCCCCCCTTTTTTGCGCCCTCACAAGAGAGCGTTCAGATTCCTCGTCTCGGACGCCGAGCAATATGCCATGGACGCGTTCGAATACATCTGGAGAGCCTTCTGGTGCTCCCCAGGCGCCAAGTCGACGCTCCCCAAACCCTACTTGTGGATGCCAACCACTTCCGTTCTCTACAGAAAGCCCTCTGTCGACTCGCCCCAAATCTACGTCCACCCGTCCCTGGAGCGCGCAAACTCCTCGAGACTCGCTCCCAGGACCTGGGCGTCTCGCGCTATCGCCACCAACCTCGTCCCCACCTCCGTGACCTACCTGGTCGGCACGCTGGTCGACCTCGCGTCGGTGGTGCGCGGCACCACTCGTCTCTATGAATTTTTCACGAATTTATTTGCAAACTTCTACGGAGACGTCGGATGGATGATCGGCATAGGCACCGCCGCCGCCCTCACCGCCGCCCTGTTCCCGCTCTCCCCCCTCTGTCCACCACTCAGAATGCACATCCTACTCCACCATGTTCTGGGATACGCGGCCAGGAGGGCCCTCGAGGAGACCTTCTTCTCTCAGATCTGGACGTTCGCAGCCTCCAGCGAATATCCAGCATTTTCCGCCGGAGAATCGCTCGAAAACTTGAAGCACGTCTCCTCACTCATCGCGCCGCGCGATCTCTCCAACCCCCCACGCGCTCCGTCCACCGACCACGAACCACTCGACCTTGTCGCGCAACTCGAACGCGAAATCCGAGTCGCCCGAAGAAGAACCCGTCGCGCTCTCCATCGCCAACCGCGCTCCGAACGCGAAATCACTGCGTGACCGTCACGCGCGACAACCACCCAATACCACTGCTCGACACGTTCGCGTTGTTGGTGATGTGAAGCGTGTTCAGCGACGTCAGTCCGGTCAAGTGCCTCAGAGCCTCGTCGGTCAGCTCTGCGCAAGAACCAAGACTCAAAAATTCGATTTCCCTCAGCGACGACAAGTGTCTGATCCCCTCGTCCCGAATTCGCATGCACCCATCCAACAGCAGCACTCTGAGACGCCTGAGCGCAGTCAGCGCGGCCAAACACGCGTCGTTCACGCAACTGCAATCGCAAAGGTCCAACTTCTCTAAACTGGTCAACTTGAACAGACCGTCGATCTCGGATAAGCTCCTGCAACGACTAATCTGGAGCTCCTTCAGTCCGGACAACCCCTCGCAGTACCTCATCACCCCCCCTCTCACCCCGGCGCACTCCGCCAACCTGAGCGACCTCAAGTGGACGAAATTCTCAATAAACGACAGGTGCGCGTCCTGCAACTTCGCGCAGTTGGACGCGTCCAAGACCCGGAGACCAGACATGCCCGAAAGCACCCTCAAGCACTCTCCCCTGACGTTGACGCACTTCGCGAGCACCAACACCTCCAAACTCGTCAGCTGAGAAATGTACACAAACCCCTCCCCCGTCAACCTTGAACACCGCTTCACACACAAATTCGTGAGCCGACTCAAACCGCCAATGTACGGCATCGCAACGTCGGTTATGCGCGCCCCCTTCAAGTCGAGCTCCTTGAGCAACGCGAGACTCCTCACCGACGACAAGCTCTGGTCCGTGATGTGCGCGCAGCACGCCAGGTGCAACGTCTCCAAACCGCCCAACGCCGACAAAAAATCCAAGTCCAGCGGCCCTATCTGAGAACTGCCGCTCAGGTCGAGCGTCCTCAGTCTGCGCAAGCCCCTGAGACTCAGCAAGCCCTCGGCCGTGACTCGCCGGCACCTCGGCATCATCAAGTGCTCCAAACTCGTCAACGCACTCAAACATGACAGCGAAAAAATCGTTGAACCGACCTATGCTCCCTATGTCCAACGACACCAAACGCGCGCACCTCGTCACGAAGCTCAGCGCCTGCGCGCTCAAGTTCACGCAATGCCTCAGCGACAACCTCTTGAGGAACTGCATCGAGTCCACCTGCAACATCCCTGACATCTTGAGATTCGAACAGTTGTCCAAACAAAGACTCTCCAAGTTCGTAAAGCCCATGCACACCAACACGGCCAATCTGTCATTCACGAACTTCTCGTCCGCCAAGGAAACGGACCTGACCCGCTTCGGATTGCAACCACTCAGTATCTTTACCAGGTGCGCGACCGGCGGCTGCACCGGCCACGAGAGGAAGTCTATCTCCGTCTTGGCCCTCCACACCTGCATCGACACCTCCCTCCACAACCTGCACACCCTCCGAATCCTGGCCAGAAGGTCAGACTTCGCCCTCTTGGAAGACcgagaaacagaacaaaaaaaaacctACCTCAACGTGTCACTCTCCTCTAAATAGAGGAACAACCGCGCCAAGCAATGCCTTGACAGCGCCTCTATCGGCGAACCCTCCGCCCTCCACGCCGACCTGCACGCGCTTCGCCTTCGACATGTCTCGGACGCCAAACCCGACTCGAGCGAGACCTCGCCCGCAACCCCTCCTCGACGGCACGTATCGCTCATTCTGCACCTGTTCGCGCCTCGCAGCTCGCCCAAGCGCCCCAGTGTCCTCCGCTCTCGGCAAAAAACTGCATTGACTCCGCCGCCTGCGCGAAAAAAAACGCCCGGCTGCGTGTGTGAGCAGGAAGGGCGCGCAAAAAAGTTTTGACAGGTCCGAGCAACGTGTCAAAAAGCACGTGACTTACTTTTTTACAGCGCCGACTCCAGCTCAAGATGCTCTGGATCATAAAGACCTTCTCACTGATAGCGGTAGGATACGCACTGGCGTCCGCCTCGAAGCTCAAAAGATACCTCATCTCCGATTCGAACTGGTCGCATTTCACGTACGTCTACCTGTCACTCCTCGCGCTCTCCGCGCTCTATTGCTTGCTCTTTCTCAGACCCTTCAGAAAGATGGCCAAGCTCGAGATGGAACAAAGCAGGCGCTACTACAAGCCGGAGGCGCCCACGCAGCCGGGGCTTCGCATCACCAAAAACGTGCTCTCGCCCTAGAACGCTGCAGGGGGGGTGCGCCTGCGCCGCCCGGGAGGGCCCTGCGCCCCAGACGGGGCCCGCGGGCGCCGAACTCCTCCCTCCCAGAGGCCGCGGCTCTAAGAACCCGACTTCTCGCGCTGCGCCTCCATCGACTTCCTCTGTTGCTCCACGGCCTCGCGGATCGGCGGCCTTTTGGGACCGAGCCTGTACCTCCTCCACAGCGGCAGGCTCTTGTCCGAGTGGAGCCTCAGCGACATCAGCGACTGCACCGATATCTTTATCAGGTCTATCGGCAGCTCCCAGATGATGGCGTATATCCACGTGGCAAGCACCCAACCCCACCCGCCCCCGCTGAACGTCGTCCCCTCCGACACGTACCCCCCGAGTCCGTACGCGCCGATCACCGAGGCGACTCCCTGCGCCCCGATGAAGGTGAGGATCAGGTAAATGTGCGGCATGTCAAGGAAGAACCAGGAGTCGGTCCGCGTGAAGAACACGACGGCGAGGCCGGAGATAGACACTTGCAGGTAAATCACGCCCGAGAGCTCTTTTCTGTTGATCCTGCGCAGCCCCGAACGCCTGAAAAAACGAAGAGTGCCTGATGAGGATGAAGAAGACGATCGTCGACGCGGTCAGATAGCCGCCAATCGCAAACGCGACCGCGAAGATGTTCGAGAGCCTCCACTTTTCCGGGTACTGCGAAGGCGTCGTGCGGTCTCTCGCGAGGACTATCATGGTCCCGTCGTTGATGATCGCAAACATTACCACCGCCAACGTCGGAAAGGGATAGTCAAATATCGTCGTCAGACAGGTGAACGTCAGCACTATTCGAACCGCCGCCGCCACCGAATACGTCGCGTAGCTCTTCATCCTCCTGAATATCTTCCGACTCCCCACTATCGCGTTGGCTATCACCGAAAGGCCCGGCGCCACCAGGACGATGTCCGCCGTCGCGCGCGCGGCGTCCGTGGCGTCCGCCACCGCAATCCCAATGTCCGCCCTCTTCAGCGCGGGCGCGTCGTTCACCCCGTCGCCCGTCATGCCGACGATGCACTTCTGGTCCTGCAGCAACTTCACGATCTGGTGCTTGTCCTCGGGCAAAACCTGCGCAAACCCGTCTGCGTAATAGACGAACTCGTTCAGGCTCTTCTTGTACTTGTGTTTCAGCCTTCTCGCGTCCATCTTGAGCGCCTTCGCCGGCATGATGCCGGAACTCATCCCGAGCTGTCTCGCCGTCTCCGTCGCAATCGCCTGCTGGTCCCCCCGTCACCATCTTCACCGAAACGCCCAGCGCCAGTATCTTCTCGATCGTCTCCTTCGTGTCCTGTCGGGGAGGGTCGAACAGCGGCACCCAAACCCAACATCGTCCAATGCTGTCCGTCGCTGCTCCCCTTCGCTATCCCGAGCGCCCGATATCCCCGCTTGGCGAGCTTCATTATCTGGCCGTTCACCCTGTCCTTCACCTGGTTCGCGTTGCTGCTCCTGGACAAAATCACCTGAGGTGCGCCCTTCGCCACGTAAAAAACCTCCCCGTCGGGCCCCCGCAACTTCACGTACGTCCACTTGTCGACCGGGTCAAACGGGTGGTACTCCACCGCCTCGTACCGCGACAATTCCTTGCGCATCTCCTCGGGACAATAATCCAGCAGCGCCATGTCGATCGCGTCGTTGTTGTCGCTGCGAGCGGACAACGCCGCGAACTTCATCAACTCGTGCGGCGCCACCCCCTCGCTCACTATCACGGGCCGATCCGTACTCAGCCgattcaacgtcaacgtcccagtCTTGTCCGAACAAAGTATGTTCATCCCCGCGAGCTCCTCCACCGCCGTCAACCTCACCACTATCGCCTTCTGCTTCGCCAAATTCAGCGCGCCAAGCGCCATCATCACCGACAATATCGTCGGCATCGCCACCGGAATCCCCCCCACTATCAACACCAACAAGTTGTTAATCGTGTGACAGTTGTTCAACCCCCTGCAAGTCTTGTGTCGGTGTCCAAACTGCACGCCCAACTCCACTATCATCCCCACCACTATCAAACAAATGCAAAACCACGCTATAGAACGCAACACCCTCTGAAACTGCGACCTCTGCGGGTGCTCGCTCATCAACTCCGACGACTTCCCGTAATACGTGTTCTTCCCCGTCGCGTACACCAACGCCCTCACCTCCCCCTGCTTCACTATCGACCCGGAATatatctcctccccctccttcttgTCCACGGGAATCGACTCCCCCGTCAACGACGACTGGTCTATCTTCGCCCGCGCGTCCCCCCCTATCAAATAACAATCCGCCGGCACTATGTCGCCCAACCTCAGCGCCACCACGTCCCCCGGCACCAACTCCTCCGACAACATGTCCTTGATCAACCTCCCGTCCCTAAAGGCCCTGCACATCGGCGTCAACTGACTCTGCAGCGCCTTCACCGCCCCGCCCGAACTGTGCTCCTCCCACCACGCTATCGTCGCATTCCCAAACAACAGCGCCAAAATCAAAATCATGTCAAGCCAATCAATGAACAAAACCGCTATCAACGCCGCTATCTCCATCGCCCACGATAACGGATTCCACATGAACGAAAA is a genomic window containing:
- the LOC126326062 gene encoding F-box/LRR-repeat protein 14-like, translated to MMPRCRRVTAEGLLSLRGLRRLRTLDLSGSSQIGPLDLDFLSALGGLETLHLACCAHITDQSLSSVRSLALLKELDLKGARITDVAMPYIGGLSRLTNLCVKRCSRLTGEGFVYISQLTSLEVLVLAKCVNVRGECLRVLSGMSGLRVLDASNCAKLQDAHLSFIENFVHLRSLRLAECAGVRGGVMRYCEGLSGLKELQISRCRSLSEIDGLFKLTSLEKLDLCDCSCVNDACLAALTALRRLRVLLLDGCMRIRDEGIRHLSSLREIEFLSLGSCAELTDEALRHLTGLTSLNTLHITNNANVSSSGIGWLSRVTVTQ
- the LOC126326030 gene encoding probable plasma membrane ATPase, whose amino-acid sequence is MPAKALKMDARRLKHKYKKSLNEFVYYADGFAQVLPEDKHQIVKLLQDQKCIVGMTGDGVNDAPALKRADIGIAVADATDAARATADIVLVAPGLSVIANAIVGSRKIFRRMKSYATYSVAAAVRIVLTFTCLTTIFDYPFPTLAVVMFAIINDGTMIVLARDRTTPSQYPEKRSGLRRINRKELSGVIYLQVSISGLAVVFFTRTDSWFFLDMPHIYLILTFIGAQGVASVIGAYGLGGYVSEGTTFSGGGWGWVLATWIYAIIWELPIDLIKISVQSLMSLRLHSDKSLPLWRRYRLGPKRPPIREAVEQQRKSMEAQREKSGS
- the LOC126326029 gene encoding uncharacterized protein LOC126326029, encoding MEDPSRARWDARECERVPSMGEVELREYAERLNRYLSMRSFIEGYGWSERDELVFVGLTLNPHWGEFRRGKYVNLFRWYGHCRDSDEFMGRVSEKLEGRVSESRKEKKCALKPLPGAEMGRVVTRFPPEPSGFLHIGHCKALLLNYEYARQYQGRFLVRFDDTNPSKERESYVEGILEDLEQLEIAPDAVSYTSDYFPLIMSKCEELIRRGLAYCDGTPVEEMRRQKAQRVESGYRSSTVEQNLAIWEQMKLGTPEGRMYVVRAKIDMNSLNGTLRDPSLYRVNVDVPHIRTGRQYNVYPLYDFSCPIVDSVEGVTHVLRSSEFHDRDEQYAWILRALGYPPLSIVDFSRLNFTYQLLSKRKLQWFVDSGRVDGWDDPRFPTLRGLHRRGLTVQALKQFILTQGASKNINLMDMSKVWAINRAVIDPIVPRYTAVAKQGAVPFVLADGPARLSGLTRPLHKKNPSLGSKVIHCYKRVWIEAEDAALLSPGEEVTFMDWGNAFASTILKDQDGRVVEIQGHLNLLGDFKKTKRKLTWLADLADLLVDVQLVEYDHLICKPSLSESDNFEDFLNPVTIYRTPCYGDPNLRTLQKGQSIQLERRGYFICEKPLLSHSGTLILISIPDGSQSGPSILSHKVQLKTK
- the LOC126326031 gene encoding probable plasma membrane ATPase, with the translated sequence MEIAALIAVLFIDWLDMILILALLFGNATIAWWEEHSSGGAVKALQSQLTPMCRAFRDGRLIKDMLSEELVPGDVVALRLGDIVPADCYLIGGDARAKIDQSSLTGESIPVDKKEGEEIYSGSIVKQGEVRALVYATGKNTYYGKSSELMSEHPQRSQFQRVLRSIAWFCICLIVVGMIVELGVQFGHRHKTCRGLNNCHTINNLLVLIVGGIPVAMPTILSVMMALGALNLAKQKAIVVRLTAVEELAGMNILCSDKTGTLTLNRLSTDRPVIVSEGVAPHELMKFAALSARSDNNDAIDMALLDYCPEEMRKELSRYEAVEYHPFDPVDKWTYVKLRGPDGEVFYVAKGAPQVILSRSSNANQVKDRVNGQIMKLAKRGYRALGIAKGSSDGQHWTMLGLGAAVRPSPTGHEGDDREDTGAGRFGEDGDGGTSRRLRRRRRDSSG